From the genome of Rhizobium sp. NXC24, one region includes:
- a CDS encoding DUF2934 domain-containing protein: protein MLESRDEWIKKRAYAIWEEEGYPSGRDTVHWEQASSERIALEKKAGKKEKVDTKPKTDSKPKIKGQAAAVMAAAVAGATAKAATKRASKKTGDAKI, encoded by the coding sequence ATGTTGGAATCCCGGGACGAATGGATCAAGAAGCGCGCCTACGCCATATGGGAGGAAGAAGGATATCCTTCCGGCCGTGATACGGTTCATTGGGAACAGGCGAGCAGCGAGCGCATCGCGCTTGAGAAAAAGGCCGGAAAGAAGGAGAAGGTCGACACTAAACCTAAGACCGACTCCAAACCCAAGATAAAGGGTCAAGCGGCTGCTGTAATGGCTGCGGCCGTTGCCGGAGCGACCGCAAAGGCCGCGACGAAACGAGCGTCAAAAAAGACCGGTGACGCGAAGATCTGA
- a CDS encoding phosphatidylserine/phosphatidylglycerophosphate/cardiolipin synthase family protein — protein MFDLVIAHWGQILAVLSIAMGAAAAIHAAMTKEEVRAAIGWVGVIILSPIVGALLYAVAGINRIRRASLTSQRNVLFQKDASGVLASFDAQGEVVRRIFGERFGSMKTLGDRVARYPMSTGNTIEMLESGDVAYAAMKAAIDGAERSILLETYIFDRDPIGLRIADSLIEAVKRDVSVRVLIDAVGARYSVPSIMGHLKEGGVQVDVFNGNVIIGLRLPYANLRTHRKILAIDGRIAFTGGMNIRKGFAREFAGDHCARDMHFCVTGPAVADLFNTAAEDWRFATGEALSGDHWRIGTPANEPGAPVFMRVIASGPDRSVETNHKMLIGAFSVARTSIRIMSPYFLPDRELISALVTAARRGVEVDVIVPAANNLVLVDRAMTAQFDQMLKDYCRIWRADGPFNHSKLLTVDGTWAYVGSSNLDPRSLRLNFEVDLEVMDRGFAGALDARIGAILETAIPVELGKLRARPFIVRLIEKILWLGSPYL, from the coding sequence ATGTTTGACCTGGTGATTGCCCATTGGGGCCAAATCCTCGCTGTCCTTTCCATCGCCATGGGGGCGGCAGCGGCCATTCATGCGGCGATGACGAAGGAAGAGGTTCGCGCGGCGATCGGCTGGGTCGGCGTCATCATCCTGTCGCCCATCGTGGGGGCTCTGCTCTATGCAGTGGCCGGTATCAACCGCATCCGCCGGGCTTCGCTAACCTCGCAGCGCAACGTCCTGTTCCAGAAGGATGCCTCGGGCGTACTCGCGAGCTTCGATGCGCAGGGCGAAGTCGTGCGCCGGATCTTTGGCGAGCGCTTCGGATCCATGAAGACGCTTGGCGACCGCGTGGCGCGCTATCCGATGAGTACGGGCAATACCATCGAAATGCTGGAGAGCGGCGATGTCGCCTACGCTGCGATGAAAGCCGCCATCGATGGCGCCGAACGCAGCATCCTGCTGGAGACCTATATTTTCGACCGCGATCCGATCGGCCTGCGCATCGCCGATTCGCTGATTGAGGCGGTCAAACGAGACGTCAGCGTGCGCGTGCTGATCGATGCGGTCGGCGCACGGTATTCGGTGCCGAGCATCATGGGCCATCTCAAAGAAGGCGGCGTGCAGGTGGACGTCTTCAACGGCAATGTGATCATCGGCCTCAGGTTGCCCTATGCCAATCTGCGCACCCACCGTAAGATCCTGGCCATTGACGGCCGCATTGCCTTTACCGGCGGCATGAATATCCGCAAGGGTTTCGCCAGGGAGTTCGCCGGGGATCACTGCGCCCGCGACATGCATTTTTGCGTCACCGGCCCCGCCGTCGCCGATCTGTTCAACACGGCCGCCGAGGACTGGCGTTTTGCCACCGGCGAGGCACTCAGCGGTGACCACTGGCGGATTGGGACGCCCGCGAACGAACCCGGCGCGCCGGTCTTCATGCGCGTCATTGCCTCCGGACCCGACCGCAGCGTCGAGACGAACCATAAAATGCTGATCGGTGCATTCTCGGTCGCCCGCACCTCCATCCGCATCATGTCGCCCTATTTCCTGCCGGATCGCGAGTTGATCAGCGCGCTGGTGACAGCGGCAAGACGTGGCGTCGAAGTGGATGTCATCGTGCCGGCGGCCAACAATCTTGTGCTTGTCGACCGTGCCATGACCGCGCAGTTCGATCAGATGCTGAAGGATTATTGCCGCATCTGGCGGGCTGATGGCCCTTTCAATCATTCGAAGCTGCTGACGGTCGATGGCACCTGGGCCTATGTCGGTTCTTCCAATCTTGACCCGCGCTCTCTACGGCTGAATTTCGAAGTCGATCTGGAGGTGATGGACCGCGGCTTTGCGGGCGCGCTCGATGCGCGTATCGGCGCGATCCTCGAAACGGCGATCCCGGTCGAGCTCGGCAAGCTGCGCGCTCGCCCCTTCATCGTCCGCCTGATAGAAAAGATCCTGTGGCTCGGTTCGCCCTATCTCTGA
- a CDS encoding endonuclease/exonuclease/phosphatase family protein → MRKKNESLRASIFETLKNRKKSRTMHAGERARPAGTLIASYNVHKCVGADRRFDPERISRVIHEIDADVIGLQEADTRFGERTGLLDLRRLELETGLIPVPVAGVSKAHGWHGNVVLFKQGTVRDVHQINLPGLEPRGALLAEIELARGGALRIIAAHLGLLHSSRAQQARLIVDLMRTDNDTPTILLGDLNEWRLGDRSSLNTFQAAFGPLPPAVPSFPSTLPLLALDRIMANRRGLISTVEVHDSPLARVASDHLPIKAVVSLETLRAETEARAESA, encoded by the coding sequence ATGCGGAAAAAGAACGAGAGTCTCCGTGCAAGCATTTTCGAAACGTTGAAGAACAGAAAGAAGTCGCGGACGATGCATGCCGGCGAACGAGCACGTCCCGCAGGCACATTGATCGCCTCCTACAATGTTCACAAATGCGTCGGCGCCGATCGCCGTTTCGATCCGGAGCGGATCAGCCGGGTCATCCATGAAATCGATGCCGATGTCATCGGCTTGCAGGAGGCCGATACGCGGTTTGGCGAACGCACGGGTCTGCTTGACCTGCGGCGGCTCGAGCTGGAAACCGGCCTAATTCCCGTGCCCGTGGCGGGTGTCAGCAAGGCGCATGGCTGGCATGGCAATGTCGTGCTGTTCAAGCAGGGTACGGTGCGCGATGTACATCAGATCAACCTGCCGGGGCTGGAGCCCCGCGGCGCGCTCCTTGCCGAAATCGAACTGGCCCGCGGCGGAGCGCTCAGGATCATCGCTGCCCATCTCGGGCTGCTGCATAGCTCCCGTGCCCAGCAAGCGCGTTTGATCGTCGACCTGATGAGAACCGACAATGACACGCCGACCATCCTCCTCGGCGATCTCAACGAATGGCGGCTCGGCGACCGCTCGTCGCTCAACACCTTCCAGGCCGCCTTCGGCCCGCTGCCACCGGCCGTGCCAAGCTTTCCCTCCACCCTGCCGCTTCTGGCGCTGGACCGCATCATGGCCAATCGCCGCGGGCTGATCTCGACAGTGGAGGTTCATGACTCGCCATTGGCGCGTGTCGCCTCTGATCATCTGCCGATCAAGGCAGTCGTCAGCCTGGAAACACTGAGGGCGGAAACAGAGGCGCGGGCCGAATCTGCTTGA